Proteins from a genomic interval of Streptomyces sp. NBC_01445:
- a CDS encoding nitrilase-related carbon-nitrogen hydrolase, translated as MSTVIRAAIFQTAWTGDKESMIQVHEQAVRDAAAQGAKVLCFQELFYGPYFCQVQDAKFYEYAEAIPDGPTVRRFQALAAEHGIVLVLPMYEEEQPGVLYNTAAVIDADGTYLGKYRKTHIPQVRGFWEKFYFRPGNSGWPVFDTAVGKVGVYICYDRHFPEGWRALGLEGAQIVFNPSATSRGLSGYLWQLEQPASAVANEYFVGAINRVGQEEYGDNDFYGTSYFVDPEGQFVGEVAGDKEPELVVRDLDMAKLREVRDRWQFYRDRAPGAYTPLTNP; from the coding sequence ATGAGCACCGTGATCCGCGCCGCGATCTTCCAGACCGCCTGGACGGGCGACAAAGAGTCCATGATCCAGGTCCATGAACAGGCCGTCCGCGACGCCGCCGCGCAGGGGGCGAAGGTCCTCTGCTTCCAGGAGCTGTTCTACGGCCCGTACTTCTGCCAGGTGCAGGACGCGAAGTTCTACGAGTACGCCGAGGCGATCCCCGACGGTCCCACCGTCCGCCGCTTCCAGGCACTCGCCGCCGAGCACGGCATTGTCCTGGTCCTGCCCATGTACGAGGAGGAGCAGCCCGGCGTCCTCTACAACACGGCCGCCGTGATCGACGCCGACGGCACCTACCTCGGCAAGTACCGCAAGACCCACATCCCTCAAGTGAGGGGATTCTGGGAGAAGTTCTACTTCCGTCCGGGCAACTCCGGCTGGCCCGTCTTCGACACGGCCGTCGGGAAGGTCGGCGTCTACATCTGCTACGACCGGCACTTCCCCGAGGGCTGGCGCGCGCTCGGCCTCGAAGGCGCGCAGATCGTCTTCAACCCGTCGGCGACCTCGCGCGGCCTTTCCGGCTACCTGTGGCAGCTGGAACAGCCGGCGTCCGCCGTCGCGAACGAGTACTTCGTCGGCGCGATCAACCGCGTCGGCCAGGAGGAGTACGGCGACAACGACTTCTACGGGACGAGCTACTTCGTCGACCCGGAGGGCCAGTTCGTAGGAGAGGTGGCGGGCGACAAGGAGCCCGAACTCGTCGTCCGTGACCTCGACATGGCGAAGCTGCGCGAGGTCCGCGACCGCTGGCAGTTCTACCGCGACCGCGCCCCGGGCGCATACACGCCGCTGACCAACCCGTAG
- the map gene encoding type I methionyl aminopeptidase: MVELKTDTSIDEMREAGRVVAQALAAVREKAAVGVSLLELDAVAHGVLRAADAGSPFLGYRPSFAPTPFPAVLCASVNDAIVHGIPDGYRLRDGDLLSADFGAELGGWAGDSAISFTVGKARPEDLHLIETAERALAAGIAAAVVGNRIGDIAHAIGKVCRAEGYGIPDGFGGHGIGRKMHEDPPVPNEGRAGRGMRLKHGMVLAIEPMVIAGGMDDYYAAPDGWTLRTGDGTRAAHAEHTVAITDAGPRILTAL; the protein is encoded by the coding sequence ATGGTGGAACTCAAGACAGACACATCGATCGACGAGATGCGGGAAGCGGGCCGGGTCGTGGCCCAGGCGCTCGCTGCGGTCCGCGAGAAGGCGGCCGTCGGGGTCTCGCTCCTGGAACTGGACGCGGTGGCGCACGGCGTCCTGCGCGCGGCCGACGCGGGCTCCCCGTTCCTCGGCTACCGCCCCTCGTTCGCCCCGACCCCCTTCCCCGCGGTCCTGTGCGCGTCGGTGAACGACGCGATCGTGCACGGCATCCCCGACGGGTACCGGCTGCGCGACGGCGATCTCCTCTCGGCCGACTTCGGCGCCGAGCTGGGCGGCTGGGCCGGCGACTCGGCGATCAGCTTCACGGTCGGCAAGGCACGCCCCGAGGACCTGCACCTCATCGAGACGGCGGAGCGCGCGCTCGCGGCGGGCATCGCGGCGGCGGTCGTCGGCAACAGGATCGGGGACATCGCCCACGCCATCGGGAAGGTGTGCCGGGCGGAGGGATACGGCATCCCGGACGGCTTCGGCGGGCACGGCATCGGCCGCAAGATGCACGAGGACCCGCCCGTCCCGAACGAGGGACGGGCGGGCCGGGGCATGCGCCTCAAGCACGGCATGGTGCTCGCGATCGAGCCGATGGTGATCGCCGGCGGCATGGACGACTACTACGCGGCCCCGGACGGCTGGACCCTGCGCACAGGAGACGGCACCCGCGCCGCCCACGCGGAACACACGGTGGCGATCACGGACGCGGGGCCGCGGATCCTTACGGCGCTCTGA
- a CDS encoding TIGR03842 family LLM class F420-dependent oxidoreductase: MDFGLVLQTDPPASGVVSLMQRAERGGFTHGWTFDSAVLWQEPFVIYSRILAETSHLTVGPMVTNPGTRTWEVTASTFATLNDMYGNRTICGIGRGDSAMRVAGRKPNTLARISEAMKVIRALGRGDEADLGGTVVRFPWVRDGAQLPVWMAAYGPKALKMAGEEADGFILQLADPYLTQYMIKAVRDAAAGAGRDPSEVKICVAAPAYVTADDSPEALAHAREECRWFGGMVGNHVADLVTKYGEHSSMVPDELTDYIKARQGYDYAHHGRTGNPDTAFVPDEIVDRFCLIGTAQDQVEKLRALRDLGVDQFALYAMHDAKEEVIDAYGEHVIPAVNS; encoded by the coding sequence ATGGACTTCGGACTCGTCCTCCAGACCGACCCCCCGGCCTCCGGCGTCGTCTCCCTCATGCAGCGTGCCGAGCGCGGGGGCTTCACCCACGGGTGGACCTTCGACTCGGCCGTGCTGTGGCAGGAACCCTTCGTCATCTACAGCCGGATCCTGGCCGAGACGTCGCACCTGACCGTCGGCCCGATGGTCACCAACCCGGGCACCCGCACCTGGGAGGTCACCGCCTCCACCTTCGCCACCCTCAACGACATGTACGGCAACCGCACCATCTGCGGCATCGGCCGCGGCGACTCCGCGATGCGCGTCGCCGGACGCAAGCCCAACACGCTCGCCCGGATCAGCGAGGCCATGAAGGTCATCAGGGCGCTCGGCCGCGGCGACGAGGCCGACCTCGGCGGGACGGTCGTCCGCTTCCCGTGGGTGCGGGACGGTGCCCAACTGCCGGTCTGGATGGCCGCGTACGGGCCCAAGGCCCTGAAGATGGCCGGCGAGGAGGCCGACGGGTTCATCCTCCAGCTCGCCGACCCGTATCTCACCCAGTACATGATCAAGGCCGTGCGGGACGCGGCCGCCGGCGCGGGCCGCGACCCGTCCGAGGTGAAGATCTGTGTGGCGGCGCCCGCGTACGTCACCGCCGACGACTCGCCCGAGGCCCTCGCCCACGCGCGCGAGGAGTGCCGCTGGTTCGGCGGCATGGTCGGCAACCACGTCGCCGACCTCGTCACCAAGTACGGCGAGCACTCCTCGATGGTCCCCGACGAACTCACCGACTACATCAAGGCCCGCCAGGGCTACGACTACGCCCACCACGGCAGGACCGGGAACCCCGACACGGCGTTCGTACCGGACGAGATCGTCGACCGGTTCTGCCTCATCGGCACCGCACAGGACCAGGTCGAGAAGCTGCGCGCCCTACGGGACCTCGGCGTCGACCAGTTCGCTCTCTACGCCATGCACGACGCGAAGGAGGAGGTGATCGACGCGTACGGGGAGCACGTGATTCCGGCGGTGAACTCCTGA
- a CDS encoding PucR family transcriptional regulator: MTVTDAEHALSVRQILALERIAAGDPEVVAGAGHLDRPVRWVHVAEAADVGVMLSGGEMVLTTGVLLAGNAHARTEYIKSLHRAEAAAVVLGLGRAFPAPPEDMRRAAERYGLPMVVLHRPFPFAELTEEVQSRLVRRKFAAVSLSEGIRTALTGLITAGAPLQRLLDEVAAHSGCPVVVANLAHRVLATAGERSAVDDVLRDWERIARRAGCADGADWYRADLDGRGERWGSVVLCGYRGDGPTGRLLAERAAEALVLHRMLGGAAHTWEEQSAQSILTDLVSGVVPARQLLPRARAAGLPVNRRTFAPLVVRDGDPAELDRVLRLLGLPGLAAELADGATAVLLSLARDQAPGPLTEHFAARLRAGAGEPVVVAAAEPCTAWDDVPAGLREALHIAQAAAGTPDVPPVVRLRDVRLRGLVRLLRDDPHVQAFTERELDGLLYADDPGLLPVLRTYLATGRNKSRTAQLHHMSRPALYRRLEVIESLLGLDLDDFEQAASVHIALLAHDAQRG; encoded by the coding sequence ATGACCGTCACCGACGCCGAACACGCCCTGTCCGTACGGCAGATACTCGCCCTGGAGCGAATCGCTGCCGGGGACCCCGAGGTGGTCGCGGGGGCCGGCCACCTCGACCGGCCCGTGCGCTGGGTGCACGTCGCCGAGGCCGCCGACGTCGGGGTGATGCTCAGCGGCGGCGAGATGGTCCTCACCACCGGAGTCCTCCTCGCCGGGAACGCCCACGCCAGGACCGAGTACATCAAGTCCCTGCACCGCGCCGAGGCGGCCGCCGTCGTCCTCGGGCTCGGCCGCGCCTTCCCCGCGCCCCCCGAGGACATGCGGCGCGCGGCCGAGCGGTACGGCCTGCCGATGGTCGTCCTGCACCGCCCGTTCCCCTTCGCCGAACTCACGGAGGAGGTCCAGTCGAGGCTCGTCCGACGGAAGTTCGCCGCCGTCAGCCTCTCCGAGGGCATCCGCACCGCGCTGACCGGACTCATCACGGCGGGCGCCCCGCTCCAGCGGCTCCTCGACGAGGTCGCCGCGCACAGCGGCTGCCCCGTCGTCGTCGCCAATCTCGCCCACCGCGTCCTCGCCACCGCCGGTGAGCGGTCCGCCGTGGACGACGTGCTGCGCGACTGGGAACGCATCGCGCGCCGGGCGGGCTGCGCCGACGGCGCCGACTGGTACCGCGCCGACCTCGACGGGCGCGGCGAGCGCTGGGGCAGCGTCGTGCTGTGCGGCTACCGGGGCGACGGCCCCACCGGACGGCTCCTCGCCGAACGCGCCGCCGAGGCCCTCGTCCTGCACCGCATGCTCGGCGGCGCCGCCCACACCTGGGAGGAGCAGTCCGCGCAGAGCATCCTCACCGACCTCGTCTCCGGCGTCGTACCCGCCCGCCAGCTCCTGCCCCGGGCCAGGGCCGCCGGCCTCCCCGTCAACCGCCGCACCTTCGCCCCGCTCGTCGTCCGCGACGGCGACCCCGCCGAACTCGACCGCGTACTACGCCTGTTGGGGCTGCCGGGACTCGCCGCCGAACTCGCGGACGGGGCCACCGCCGTCCTGCTCAGCCTCGCCCGCGACCAGGCCCCGGGACCGCTCACCGAACACTTCGCGGCCCGACTGCGCGCAGGGGCGGGGGAGCCGGTCGTGGTGGCCGCCGCCGAGCCCTGTACCGCCTGGGACGACGTGCCCGCCGGGCTGCGCGAGGCCCTGCACATCGCGCAGGCCGCGGCCGGCACCCCGGACGTCCCGCCCGTCGTGCGCCTTCGCGACGTACGCCTGCGGGGCCTCGTACGGCTCCTGCGCGACGACCCGCACGTCCAGGCCTTCACCGAACGCGAGCTGGACGGGCTCCTGTACGCCGACGACCCGGGCCTGCTGCCCGTCCTGCGGACCTACCTCGCGACGGGGCGCAACAAGTCGCGCACGGCGCAGCTCCACCACATGAGCCGCCCCGCCCTCTACCGCAGGCTGGAGGTCATCGAGTCGCTCCTCGGGCTCGACCTCGACGACTTCGAGCAGGCCGCGTCCGTCCACATCGCCCTCCTCGCCCACGACGCGCAGAGAGGGTGA
- a CDS encoding NCS1 family nucleobase:cation symporter-1, which produces MTDTAPPTLPAGGGIDLSADAYPSDSRYANDDLRPVPLAERRWTTYNFVALWIGMAHCIPSWTLASGLVALGMDWKQAVLTIGLANVIVLLPMLLTGHAGPKYGIPFPVLARASFGLRGANLPALIRAAVACCWFGIQTWIGGQGVFVLLGKVFGGWADVSHVGGYPWTLWLCFVLFWVLELAIIYRGMDTLRRFENWAAPFVLVGAVVLLVWIANKAGGFGPLLDEPSKVGWGPDFWKIFFPGLMGMIGFWSTLSLNIPDFTRFGKGQRAQVWGQTLGLPTTMTLFALMSVLVTSGSEKVYGAAIWDPVALAGKTDNVFGLLFALITVFVATISVNIAANVVSPAYDLANLAPKLINFRTGALITGVIGVLVMPWKLTSTPELYIFTWLGVVGGLLGTVAGILIADYWIIRRTVLHLADLYLPNGRYWYSGGWNWNAVIAFAVGGVLAVGGSYSTVDAQGSKQGPFPVDGLIPFLKPLADYGWAVGLGSSLILYVALAKARGVRI; this is translated from the coding sequence ATGACCGACACCGCGCCACCCACGCTGCCCGCGGGCGGCGGCATCGACCTCAGCGCCGACGCCTACCCGTCCGACAGCCGCTACGCCAACGACGACCTGCGCCCCGTCCCCCTCGCCGAACGCCGCTGGACCACCTACAACTTCGTGGCCCTGTGGATCGGCATGGCCCACTGCATCCCGTCCTGGACCCTCGCGTCCGGCCTCGTCGCGCTCGGCATGGACTGGAAGCAGGCCGTCCTCACCATCGGGCTCGCCAACGTCATCGTGCTCCTGCCGATGCTGCTCACCGGGCACGCGGGACCCAAGTACGGCATACCCTTCCCCGTCCTCGCCCGCGCCTCGTTCGGCCTGCGCGGCGCCAACCTGCCCGCGCTGATCCGGGCGGCGGTGGCCTGCTGCTGGTTCGGCATCCAGACGTGGATCGGCGGGCAGGGCGTGTTCGTCCTGCTCGGGAAGGTCTTCGGCGGCTGGGCCGACGTCTCGCACGTCGGCGGCTACCCGTGGACCCTGTGGCTCTGTTTCGTCCTCTTCTGGGTCCTCGAACTCGCCATCATCTACCGGGGCATGGACACCCTGCGCCGCTTCGAGAACTGGGCGGCGCCGTTCGTCCTCGTCGGCGCCGTCGTCCTGCTCGTGTGGATCGCGAACAAGGCGGGCGGCTTCGGCCCGCTCCTCGACGAGCCGTCCAAGGTCGGCTGGGGACCCGACTTCTGGAAGATCTTCTTCCCCGGCCTGATGGGCATGATCGGCTTCTGGAGCACGCTCAGCCTCAACATCCCGGACTTCACACGCTTCGGCAAAGGACAGCGCGCCCAGGTCTGGGGCCAGACCCTCGGCCTGCCCACGACCATGACCCTCTTCGCCCTGATGTCCGTCCTGGTGACGTCCGGGTCCGAGAAGGTCTACGGCGCCGCGATCTGGGACCCGGTCGCGCTGGCCGGCAAGACCGACAACGTCTTCGGGCTGCTGTTCGCGCTCATCACGGTCTTTGTCGCGACCATCTCCGTGAACATCGCGGCGAACGTCGTGTCACCCGCGTACGACCTGGCGAACCTCGCGCCCAAGCTCATCAACTTCCGCACCGGCGCGCTGATCACCGGTGTCATCGGCGTCCTCGTCATGCCGTGGAAGCTGACCTCCACGCCCGAGCTGTACATCTTCACCTGGCTCGGCGTCGTCGGCGGACTGCTCGGCACCGTCGCCGGCATCCTGATCGCCGACTACTGGATCATCCGCCGCACCGTGCTCCACCTCGCCGACCTGTATCTGCCGAACGGCCGCTACTGGTACTCCGGCGGCTGGAACTGGAACGCGGTGATCGCCTTCGCCGTGGGCGGTGTCCTCGCCGTCGGCGGCTCGTACTCGACGGTCGACGCGCAGGGCTCCAAGCAGGGACCGTTCCCGGTGGACGGCCTCATCCCGTTCCTCAAGCCACTCGCGGACTACGGCTGGGCGGTCGGGCTCGGGTCCTCGCTGATCCTTTACGTGGCCCTGGCCAAGGCGCGTGGGGTCCGGATCTAA
- the hydA gene encoding dihydropyrimidinase — protein MSSSRTVIRGGLVVTAADEIHADVLIEDGRIAALAAAGSDAAESWTADRTIDARQKYVIPGGVDAHTHMEMPFGGTFAADTFETGTRAAAWGGTTTIVDFAIQTVGHTLREGLDAWHAKADGNCAIDYGFHMIVSDVHDDTLKEMDLLVAEGVTSFKQFMAYPGVFYSDDGQILRAMQRAGDNGGLIMMHAENGIAIDVLVQQALERGETDPRYHGEVRKALLEAEATHRAIKLAQVAGAPLYVVHVSAREALAEIARARDEGLNVFGETCPQYLFLSTDNLAEPDFEGAKYVCSTPLRPKDHQAALWRGLRTNDLQVVSTDHCPFCFTGQKELGRGDFSKIPNGMPGVENRMDLLHQAVVDGHISRRRWIEIACATPARMFGLYPKKGTIAPGADADVVIYDPHAEQVVSADTHHMNVDYSAYEGKRITGRVETVLSRGELVISEREFTGRAGHGVYTARSTCQYLN, from the coding sequence ATGAGCAGCAGCCGTACCGTCATCCGCGGCGGACTCGTCGTCACCGCCGCCGACGAGATCCACGCCGACGTACTCATCGAGGACGGGCGCATCGCCGCCCTCGCCGCGGCCGGCAGCGACGCCGCGGAATCCTGGACCGCGGACCGGACGATCGACGCCCGCCAGAAGTACGTCATCCCGGGCGGCGTCGACGCGCACACCCACATGGAGATGCCGTTCGGCGGCACCTTCGCCGCCGACACCTTCGAGACGGGCACCCGTGCGGCGGCCTGGGGCGGCACGACCACCATCGTCGACTTCGCCATCCAGACCGTCGGGCACACCCTGCGCGAGGGCCTGGACGCCTGGCACGCCAAGGCCGACGGGAACTGCGCGATCGACTACGGCTTCCACATGATCGTCTCCGATGTGCACGACGACACGCTCAAGGAGATGGACCTGCTCGTCGCCGAGGGGGTCACGTCGTTCAAGCAGTTCATGGCATACCCCGGAGTCTTCTACTCCGACGACGGGCAGATCCTGCGTGCCATGCAGCGGGCCGGCGACAACGGCGGCCTGATCATGATGCACGCCGAGAACGGCATCGCGATCGACGTCCTCGTGCAGCAGGCCCTGGAGCGCGGCGAGACCGACCCGCGCTACCACGGCGAGGTCAGGAAGGCGCTCCTCGAAGCCGAGGCGACGCACCGCGCCATCAAGCTCGCCCAGGTCGCGGGCGCGCCCCTGTACGTGGTGCACGTCTCGGCGCGGGAGGCGCTCGCCGAGATCGCGCGCGCCCGCGACGAGGGCCTGAACGTCTTCGGCGAGACCTGCCCCCAGTACCTCTTCCTGTCCACCGACAACCTCGCCGAGCCGGACTTCGAGGGTGCCAAGTACGTGTGCAGCACGCCCCTGCGGCCCAAGGACCACCAGGCGGCCCTGTGGCGCGGCCTGCGCACGAACGACCTCCAGGTCGTCTCCACCGACCACTGCCCCTTCTGCTTCACCGGGCAGAAGGAACTGGGCCGCGGCGACTTCTCGAAGATCCCCAACGGCATGCCGGGCGTCGAGAACCGTATGGACCTCCTGCACCAGGCCGTCGTCGACGGACACATCTCGCGCCGCCGCTGGATCGAGATCGCCTGCGCCACACCGGCCCGCATGTTCGGCCTCTACCCGAAGAAGGGCACGATCGCGCCCGGCGCCGACGCCGACGTCGTCATCTACGACCCGCACGCCGAGCAGGTCGTCTCCGCGGACACCCACCACATGAACGTCGACTACTCGGCGTACGAGGGCAAGCGGATCACCGGCCGCGTCGAGACCGTGCTCTCGCGCGGCGAACTCGTCATCTCCGAGCGGGAGTTCACGGGCCGTGCCGGTCACGGCGTGTACACCGCGCGCTCCACCTGCCAGTACCTGAACTAG
- a CDS encoding glycoside hydrolase family 75 protein: MRTRTLALTASAGAALLATALLPTNATAGETGPQRAQEGTVSAADLLAKVTSCSQISNGKYRTDEETSATVPVCGKNGAVFWKADMDIDCDGQITTQCNADTDPWFQDDTAFHQSDGKALSAEKLPYVVVPSSSSIWNYAGAGIKGGGVVAVIYNNKVEYAVVGDTGPNQIIGEASYATAKALGIDPDPETGGTDSGVTYIVFKNNQTSPIESHGAAVTLGDSLAKKFLQDN; the protein is encoded by the coding sequence GTGCGTACCCGAACGCTCGCCCTCACCGCCTCCGCCGGAGCCGCGCTGCTCGCCACGGCTCTCCTCCCCACGAACGCCACCGCCGGCGAGACCGGCCCCCAGCGCGCCCAGGAAGGCACGGTCAGCGCGGCCGACCTGCTCGCCAAGGTCACGTCCTGCTCGCAGATATCGAACGGCAAGTACCGCACCGACGAGGAGACCTCGGCGACCGTGCCGGTCTGCGGCAAGAACGGCGCGGTCTTCTGGAAGGCCGACATGGACATCGACTGCGACGGCCAGATCACCACGCAGTGCAACGCCGACACAGACCCCTGGTTCCAGGACGACACGGCCTTCCATCAGTCCGACGGCAAGGCGCTGAGCGCCGAGAAGCTCCCCTACGTCGTCGTGCCCAGCTCCAGCAGCATCTGGAACTACGCGGGAGCCGGCATCAAGGGCGGCGGCGTCGTGGCCGTCATCTACAACAACAAGGTGGAGTACGCGGTCGTCGGCGACACCGGCCCGAACCAGATCATCGGCGAGGCGTCCTACGCCACCGCGAAGGCCCTCGGCATCGACCCGGACCCGGAGACCGGCGGCACGGACTCCGGCGTCACGTACATCGTGTTCAAGAACAACCAGACGTCCCCGATCGAGAGCCACGGCGCGGCGGTGACCCTCGGCGACTCCCTGGCGAAGAAGTTCCTTCAGGACAACTGA
- a CDS encoding nitrilase-related carbon-nitrogen hydrolase, translated as MAHVVRAALVQATWTGDTESMITKHEEHAREAARQGARIIGFQEVFNAPYFCQVQEAEHYRWAEPVPDGPTVTRMQALARETGMVVVVPVFEVEQSGFYFNTAAVIDADGTYLGKYRKHHIPQVKGFWEKYYFKPGNLGWPVFETAVGRVGVYICYDRHFPEGWRQLGLNGAQLVYNPSATSRGLSGYLWQLEQPAAAVANEYFIAAINRVGVEEYGDNDFYGTSYFVDPRGQTVGDAASDKDEELLVRDLDFGLIDEVRQQWAFYRDRRPDAYEGLVQP; from the coding sequence ATGGCCCACGTCGTACGCGCCGCGCTGGTCCAGGCGACCTGGACGGGCGACACCGAATCCATGATCACCAAGCATGAGGAACATGCGCGGGAGGCAGCCCGGCAGGGCGCCCGGATCATCGGCTTCCAGGAGGTCTTCAACGCCCCCTACTTCTGCCAGGTGCAGGAGGCGGAGCACTACCGGTGGGCCGAACCCGTGCCGGACGGGCCGACGGTGACCCGCATGCAGGCGCTGGCCCGCGAGACCGGGATGGTCGTCGTCGTGCCGGTCTTCGAGGTCGAGCAGTCCGGGTTCTACTTCAACACCGCGGCCGTGATCGACGCCGACGGCACGTACCTCGGCAAGTACCGCAAGCATCACATCCCGCAGGTGAAGGGCTTCTGGGAGAAGTACTACTTCAAGCCGGGAAACCTGGGCTGGCCCGTCTTCGAGACCGCCGTCGGCCGCGTCGGCGTCTACATCTGCTACGACCGGCACTTCCCGGAGGGCTGGCGCCAGCTCGGGCTCAACGGCGCCCAGCTCGTGTACAACCCGTCCGCCACGAGCCGCGGCCTGTCGGGGTACCTGTGGCAGCTGGAACAGCCCGCCGCGGCCGTCGCCAACGAGTACTTCATCGCCGCGATCAACCGCGTCGGCGTGGAGGAGTACGGAGACAACGACTTCTACGGCACCAGCTACTTCGTCGACCCCCGCGGGCAGACCGTGGGCGACGCCGCGAGCGACAAGGACGAGGAACTCCTCGTACGGGACCTCGACTTCGGCCTCATCGACGAGGTGCGCCAGCAGTGGGCGTTCTACCGGGACCGCCGGCCCGACGCATACGAAGGGCTGGTGCAGCCATGA
- a CDS encoding aspartate aminotransferase family protein, producing MTPDLHARHRAVLPDWLALYYDRPIEITHGEGRHVWDAAGNKYLDFFGGILTTMTAHALPEVTKAVSEQAGRIIHTSTLYLNRQMVELAERVASLSGIPDARVFFTTSGTEANDTALLLATAYRRSNQILAMRNSYHGRSFSAVGITGNRGWSPTSLSPLQTLYVHGGVRSRGPYAQLTDAQFIEACVDDLRDILGQTRGVAALIAEPIQGVGGFTSPPDGLYAAFREVLQEHGILWIADEVQTGWGRTGEHFWGWQAHGQNGPPDILTFAKGIGNGMSIGGVVARAEVMNCLDSNSISTFGGSPVTMAAGLANLIYLLEHDLQGNARRVGGLLIERLRAVGATTECVREVRGRGLMIGIELVKPGTDEADPDAASRAIEAAREAGLLVGKGGGHNTSVLRIAPPLTLTVAEAEEGAAILERALRSVC from the coding sequence ATGACCCCCGACCTCCACGCCCGTCACCGCGCCGTCCTGCCGGACTGGCTCGCCCTGTACTACGACCGCCCCATCGAGATCACCCACGGCGAGGGCCGCCACGTCTGGGACGCCGCCGGGAACAAGTACCTCGACTTCTTCGGCGGCATCCTGACGACGATGACCGCGCACGCCCTGCCCGAGGTGACCAAGGCGGTCAGCGAGCAGGCCGGACGGATCATCCACACCTCGACCCTCTACCTCAACCGGCAGATGGTCGAACTCGCCGAGCGCGTCGCTTCGTTGTCCGGCATCCCGGACGCCCGCGTCTTCTTCACCACCTCCGGCACCGAGGCCAACGACACGGCGCTGCTGCTCGCCACCGCGTACCGCCGCTCGAACCAGATCCTCGCGATGCGCAACAGCTACCACGGCCGTTCCTTCTCCGCCGTCGGCATCACCGGCAACCGCGGCTGGTCCCCGACCAGCCTCTCGCCGCTCCAGACCTTGTATGTCCACGGCGGGGTGCGCAGCCGGGGCCCGTACGCCCAGCTGACCGACGCCCAGTTCATCGAGGCCTGCGTCGACGACCTGCGGGACATCCTCGGCCAGACCCGAGGCGTCGCCGCGCTCATCGCCGAACCCATCCAGGGCGTCGGCGGGTTCACGTCGCCGCCCGACGGCCTGTACGCGGCGTTCCGCGAGGTGCTCCAGGAGCACGGCATCCTGTGGATCGCCGACGAGGTGCAGACCGGCTGGGGCCGCACCGGCGAGCACTTCTGGGGCTGGCAGGCGCACGGGCAGAACGGTCCCCCCGACATCCTCACCTTCGCCAAGGGCATCGGGAACGGCATGTCCATCGGGGGCGTCGTCGCGCGCGCCGAGGTCATGAACTGCCTGGACTCCAACTCCATTTCGACGTTCGGCGGCTCACCGGTGACGATGGCCGCCGGCCTCGCCAATCTCATCTACCTCCTCGAACACGACCTCCAGGGCAACGCCCGCCGCGTCGGCGGCCTCCTCATCGAGCGGCTGCGGGCCGTCGGAGCCACGACGGAGTGCGTACGGGAAGTGCGCGGCCGGGGCCTGATGATCGGCATCGAGCTGGTGAAACCCGGCACGGACGAGGCCGACCCGGACGCGGCGTCGCGCGCGATCGAGGCGGCCCGCGAGGCCGGACTCCTCGTCGGCAAGGGCGGCGGGCACAACACCAGCGTGCTGCGCATCGCGCCGCCGCTGACGCTCACGGTCGCCGAGGCGGAAGAGGGCGCGGCCATCCTGGAACGGGCCCTGCGCAGCGTCTGTTAG
- a CDS encoding helix-turn-helix domain-containing protein: MVRTPLTPEERERGERLGLLLREARRGRSMVEVAASAGLSAETLRKIETGRAPTPAFFTVAALARTLGLSMDEIVASCSLVTV; this comes from the coding sequence ATGGTCCGAACCCCCTTGACCCCCGAAGAGCGCGAGCGCGGTGAGCGGCTCGGCCTCCTGCTGCGCGAGGCCCGGCGCGGGCGGAGCATGGTGGAGGTCGCCGCGAGCGCGGGTCTGTCCGCCGAGACGCTCCGCAAGATCGAGACCGGCCGGGCGCCCACGCCCGCGTTCTTCACGGTCGCGGCCCTCGCCCGGACTCTCGGCCTCTCCATGGACGAGATCGTCGCGAGTTGCTCGCTGGTGACTGTCTAG